ACTCCCCGGGCCCTTGAGCTGGAGGAGCTGCTGGAGCGGCTCGGTCTGGGGCGTGTAGGCGACAATCTTAATACCATAGCGCTGGTTGAGCTGCTCCCAGAGGTCGTAGGTCTCCTGGTGGAGCCGGCCCGTGTCGAGCACGAAGACTGAGATCGGGAGCTTGTTCTGCGCGATCAGGTCTAGGAGCACGACATCTTCCGCGCCAAAGCTACAGGCCAGCTTGAGGCCGTCGCCGAAGTGTCCCACCGCCTCGGTGAGCAGCGCGGCTGCATCTAGCGACTCTCCGTCCACGCGATGGTCAGACATGCTGCAGGCTCCGGTGCTGTGAGCGGTAGGCGAGTATCTTTGCTAGAAGCGCACCACGGACAAGCGTTCCCACCAGAAAAAAGGCAATAAAGAGCTCGCTGTGTTCGACAATTGCCGCGCTCAGCCCGACCAAGCGCCCAAGGAGGTGGAGACAGAGCCAGAGAAGAGACGCACCGTCGGTGTCGTTTTGCTGGTGGAGCCGCCAGAGCTGCGGTAGCGCACTCGCCTCCACGAGCCAGGTCGCGACAAGCCCAAGAACAATCGGCCAAGACATACTGGAGACAGTGTACTCGCATTATTCTACTTATGCAATCAAAAAAGTAGAATTTGATAAAGGCACAAGTCGCGGAGCGACATCGAGGCCGGAGGCCAGGAGCGAAGCGGTGCCCCTGACCTCCACGTCAGCCGGGATCAGAGGCCGGGGAAGAGAGTTGTGCTGAGAAAGACCCGGTAGGCCTTGATACGCCCGTGGTCGTTGTCCTGGCGTGGCTGGCAGCGGATTCCGGTGACCGTCTGCTCGCTCCCCAGATCGACCACGAGCTGGTGCGGGTGCGCGGTCTTATCGCTGCTCCAGGCCGTGTGCCAGAAGGTCACCGGCTGGAGGTCAAAGACATTGTCCGCCGTCCCGCTCTCCCCAATCAGCTCCTCGCTGTCGGCGTAGGCGATCTTCCAGGCACTGCGTGGCAGGAGCTTGCCGTCTGGCCCCAAGAGCTCTAGCTCGGTGAGGGTGGTGTAGACACTGTTGTCGTGGGCGCTGAGTGCCTCCAGGCAGAGGTAGCGTCCCTTGGCGGGTGCGGCAAAGCGTGCCTCCTGCCACTCGCCGCCGGGGCCGAAGGTGCCCGTGTGCGTGGGGGTGAGGCCCTCCAGCCGCAGGGTCTGGCCTGGCTTGCGATGGCGCTGGCTCAGGTCGACCACGAGCTCATCGAGAATCGGGGCCGTCCTACCTACCACTGTGGCCCTAGTGGGAGTCTCCAGGTCCAGCACGACTAGTGTGTTCTTGCCCTTCTTGAGCCAGCAGCCGGGGCAGTAGAGGGTCTGCTGTGGCCCGATATGCCAGAACCGCCCGAGCGCGTTGCCATTGATCCAGGCCATCCCCTTGCGGAAGCCCTTCATTTCGAGATACGTGTCGCCGGTCTGGGTGAGGGTGAAGCTCCCCCGATGGAACGCCGGCCCCTCGGTGGGAGCCTTCTCGGAGAAGCGCAGGCCTGCCAGCGGCGACTCGCCCCAAGAGAGCGGGAAGACCTCCCAGCCCATGAGCGGCTTGCCATCGAGGCTCGCCTCCCCGACCAGACCTTTTCTATCGTGGATGCCGCGCCCGAAGTTGATGCGCCCCATCGCCTCGACCAGCACATCGAGCTGGGCGGGCTTCTCGCGCGCGGGGAGGCGCAGGGTGGACTGGTTGCGCCGCCGGTCCAGGACCCCCACACGCACGCCGTCCACAAAGACCTGAGTCCAGTCGTGCGCCTCGGCAAGCTTGAGCACGCCCTCAGGCCCAGCGGGGAGCGTGGTGCGGTAGAGCACGGCTCCAAACCCAAGGTCGTAGCTCTCCATCGCGGCGGGCTTCTCGGCGCGGATCGCACGGGGCAGGCTGGCAAAGAGCGGCGCTCGCTCGGTCAGGCTTACTTCGGGGATTGCGATCACGGGAAGAGGCTCCGGGATCGCCGGGAGCGGCTTGCCGTCGGGCTGCCACTTGGCCAGCAGCGCCCGGAGCGCGTGGTACTTTTCCGTGGGCTTGGCAGCCTCATCGAGCGGCGCGTTGTAGTCGTAGCTGGTGACAATCGGATCGTAGGGTGGCCCACCCGCGCCCGCCCAGGGCCCGAAAGTCGTCCCACCGTGGGTCATGTAGAGCGAGAACGAGCCGCCGTTGTCGAGGATCCAGCCCAGGTCCTGGAGCGCTCCCGCGATAGGCCGAGTCTCGTGGGGCTTGCCCCAGTGGTCGAACCAGCCGCTCCAGTACTCGCTCACAAAGACTGGGCCATCCCCGGTGCGCTTGCGCTTGAACTCCGCGACATTGCGCTCGGCGCTATTGCCGAAATTCACGGTGGAGAGGACGCCCGGGAGCGCGTTTTGCGTAAAGTTCGACGACCAGTCACACGCGGTGAGCGGGACATCGGTGAAGCCTGCTGCCAGTAAGAACTTGCGCACCGCCTCCATGTAGGGCCGGTCGGTTCCGTACGCCCCCAGCTCGTTCTCGACTTGGACCAAGGCAATGGGGCCGCCATGGGGGAGCTGCAGAGGTGCCAGCACCCGCCCGACCTCTTTTAAGTAGCGCTCGACCGCGGCGAGGTAGTCCGCATCCGCCGACGAGCGTAGCTGGATGTCTTTCTTCTTGAGGAGCCACCAGGGCAGGCCACCCATCTCCCACTCCGCACAGACATACGGCCCCGGCCGCAGGCAGACCAGAAAGCCCTCCTGCTGAGCGAGCTTGATAAACGCCGCCGCATCGGCCATCCCCGACCAGTCGAACTTGCCGGGGTGGGGCTCGTGGCGGTTCCAGAACAGATAGACCGCCACCGTATTGAGGCCCATCGCACGGAGTAGCTTCAGGCGGTGCGCCCAGTACTCACGCGGAATCCGGGCGAAGTGGAGCTCGCCACACAGGAGGCGAATCGGTTTACCATCGAGGAGAAAATCGGCTTTTCCGATCTCAAAGCGGGAAGACATGGCCTGAATTATACACTGTACAAGAAAACTAGCTTCAGGGATAGAGCCCTCGCAGGTTGAGAGCGACACGCTCTGCCACACGAATGCTTCTATTAAAATCAAAGAGACGGGCTGTCACAATACCCTCAGGAGTCAGGCCGACGAGCTCACCTGTTGGCTGATAGAGAAAGTGTACAGTCCAGTCGTCCCACCGAGGATGAAAAAATCGCGTGAGCTGAGTCGCCTCGGCAGTAAGATAAGAACCCAGATCACTTCCCTTGGCGCGATTACACTCAAAACAGGCAAGGGCTAGGTTACTCTCGATCGTGAGGCCACCATGTTTTTCGCTAATGATATGATCCACCTCACAGCCGAGGAGGGTTGTGATCTCTCGGATTTTGCAATATTCACAACAGTTACCTGCCCGCTCACGCACGCGGCGGCGAAGCTCAGTGGGAATGTAGGTGGTACTCATGAGCTAGGCGGCGATAGGGGATAGGGCACGGGCTTTGGCGAGCCTTACCACATGCTCAAGCTGAGAAAATGTCTCGAGCTCTTGGCGCTCTTCTTCCGTGAGGTTTCCGTCACGCTCGCGCTTCGCAAGCTCCCAAGCACGTGTACGAGACTCTTCAGATAGGTGGAAGCTTGCTAAACCAGGAGCCGATGCGAGAAGCTCAACAAGCTCATCATAGGCGTGTAGTTTCATGCTTCAAATTATAGCACTCGCAGGAAAAGTTGGTAGGTTTGGGGAACCCGTTGGTATGAGACAGCAAGAGCTAGGGGGCTGGAAGGCGGCGCATGAGTGCCATCTTGGGGCGCGGAAGGGCAATCTCGTGGTGCGTACCACGGGCGGCGATCCGTACTTGATCGCGAGCGAGGTGCCGTCGGTGAGCGGGTCGCTGACACTGGAGTGGCGGCAGCGGACAAAGACACGCGGCTCGGCGGAGGTGTTCTGGGGCGATGCCCGCGGTGGGTTTGCGGCGGAGCGCAGTGTCCTAGTGGGCTACACGCCCGGCGAGACATGGCAGGAGCTAAAGGCGACTCTGCCCGTGCAGGGCGCGCTCACGGCACTCCGTCTCGATCCCTGCCAGGGCCAAGGCGAGCTGGCGCTCTCCTGGCTCCGCCTCAAAGATGCCACCGGCAAGCTGGTGCGCGAGTGGAGGTTCACGAACCTCAAAGACGCCGAGCCCGCCGGAGTCCTGCCGCCCGCCGAGAAGTGGGCCTACCTCGACAACGGCAAGCTGAGAATCGGGGTAAAAGTGTCGTCGGGGGCGGCGCTTGGCTGGCTCTCGCTCTCCAAGTCCGAGCGGAACCTGCTCAACCACTGGGACCACGGGCGCCTGGTGCAGCAGAGCTACTACGGCGACGACGACGGCTCGATCTGGGGAAACAAGCCGTGGCGCTGGAACCCGGTGCAGGGCGGGGACTACAAAGGGACGGCGGCGAAAGTGCTGGCGCTCAAGATCGGCAAGACCGAGCTCTACGCCAAGACCATGGGGCGCAACTGGGCGGGCTGTACGGACTTGCCCGAGGCGATCTTCGAGCAGTGGATCACACTCAAGGGCGAGCTCGCGCAGGTGAAGTACCGCCTGACCTACTCCGGGACCCACTCCCACGCCAGCCGTCACCACGAGATTCCCGCGATCTTTCTAGAGCCCGACCTCGACACGCTGGTGGTTGGGGGCAACGAAGCGGCGCGCAGCAAGCCCGGCTGGCCCAACGAGGGCCGCAAGCTCCCCGAGCACTGGGCGGCCTACGTGGACAAAGATGAGTTCGGGGTGGGGGCGAAGGTGCCTATCGCCGATGAGCTGACCTGCTACCGCTTCGGCGACGGCAAGCCGGAGCACGGGAGCTGCTCGTACTTTGCGCCGCTGACCAAGTTTGCGATCACGCCCGGCATGGTCTTCACCTATGAGCTCTACTTGACCTGCGGGACGCTCTCCCAGATTCGGCAGCGACTTACCCCCTAACCCCCGTGCAACAGGGGGAATACAAGGAATCTGCTTCCTATTTGTCCCCCCGCCCGGCGGGGGTTAGGGGGTGGGCTCGGTGGAGCCGATAAAGTCGATGTGCCCCGACTCTAGGTTGTTGTTGGTGGCGGAGGCGACAATGGCGGCAGCAAACTCAGCGATTGTCGGGAGATCGCGGCTGCTGTCTAGAGTGCCTTTCTGGAGGCGCTCCAGGAGCTTGACCGTGATGGTCCCCTCAATGCCGTCGCCGCTGACAATCGTGAGGCGGATGCCCAAGGCCTCCAGCGCCGGAATGCGGGCCCGGAGCGCGTCCTCGCCCGCTTTCTTGCTCGCCGCCACGGCCTCGTAGGCGGGGGCGACCGGGTGTGTCCCGTAGAAGTGCGCCCAGTGGCTGGTGACAAAGACCACGCGGCCTCCCGGTGGCATCAGCGGCAAGAGGGCATCGAGCGTGGCTAGCTGGGAGTCCCGGTTGAGCCGGAGCGCGTAGTCGGCGTCTCTGTCTTTCTCCATCCCACCGCTGGCATTGAGGATCAGCAGGTCTAGCCGCCCAAACTCATGGTGGACACGCTCCGCCATCGCAGTGCGCTCCTCGGGTTCGGTGATATCGGCCTGCGCGAGCAGAGCACGCCGCCCGAGTGCCCGCACCTGCGCGGCGACCTCCTCGGCGCGCGGCCCCTTGCTCCGGTAGTTGATGACAATATCGACTCCCTGCTCCGCAAGCAAGAGAGCCGTTGCCGCTCCAATGCCACGCGAGGCCCCCGTGATGAGGGCGACGTTTCCTATGCGCTCCATAACGGAGAGTATACCCGTCAGCGCTTCTTACGTGGGGGATGGTCTGAGACGGCAGGGCTACCGGCGACAGGGGGTGTGGTGTTGCACTCTTCGGCGGTGGTCGGGGACGAGGCAGCGGCGGGGCGGGGGACAGGGTTGGCGGAGCGCCACTCCACGACAAAGGCCGTGGTCGCACCAACAATCAGCACGATGAGCCCGAGGAGCATCCCAAGGGGCGCAGGGTAGGCGGGGCCGCTGGTGAGAGCCGCAAACCGAGGCTGCTGGCCGGGCTGGGTGAGGCCCTGGGCAAGCCGGGAAGACACCTGGGCGTAGGCCTTGAGCTGCGCACGGCAGGCAGGACAGCCCGCGAGGTGGAGGTACTGGCGGAGTCGTCCGGTGAGGGGGAGCTCACGGTGCACCAGCAAGAGCAGGGCCTCGTCGTTGCACGTGGAGAGATTTTTCATGGGTGTGCTTCTTCCTGATTTGTCATTCCACTGAGCCGGAGGCTGCGCGCGTGTGCTTGGTAGAAGTGGTATTTTACCGTATTGAGGTTACGGTCCAGGACCAGAGCGACCTCGGCGAGAGTTAGGTCATCAAAGTAGTAGAGCTCCAGGAGGAGACGCTGCTCATCGGGGAGCTGTGCGAGGAGCGCCCGTGCCCAGAGCGCGTTCTCTGTGGCAGCCAAGCCTGTGTCCACCGGCTCTTGTGCAAGCTGGTCGAAGGGGACCTCGCGCGACGAGCGGCGCATGCTGTCGGCCACTTTATGGAGCGCGATTCGGTAGAGCCAGGTCTTGAGGCGCACCCGCGGCTCGAAGGCGGGGAGGGCAGACCAAGCCGCCAAGAAGGTCTCCTGGATCACGTCCTCGACCGCGTCGCTGGGAAGGCGGCGTCGGAGGAACCCACGCAGCGGGGTCTGATGGAGCTGGACGAGGCCATCAAAGGCAGCACGGTCGCCGCGCTGGGCACGGAGCAACAGGCTACGCTCCGATGAGGCGCGGAGTGCCATACTTCCCTTTTCCGTTTCGTTGCGAATTCCTTCCACTGTAAAGCTTCTATCGGGAAGGAGCCGCCAATAGTTGGCCCTCATCAAAGAATTTTAGCACACCCTCGCACAAACGCCGCCGCGAGCCTAGGACGGAGATCGTCCGGCTATGGGGCGTCGTCCCTCCGCCGCCTCGCTTCGCTCGGAAAAATCTTGTACCGACGAGGAACGAGGAGGCGGCCGAAGGCCCGGGTACCCTCTGGGTGAGCCGGACGATCTCCGTCACGGCATCTGTGCCCGCACAAACGCCGCCGCGAGCCGGTACTCCTCCTCGTTGGGCAGGTGCTCCAGCATAAAGGGCGTGTCGGGGGGGAGCGCACTCATTTCCTCCAAAAAGACGCTGTAGTCCAGTTCGCCCAGGCCGGGGCGCACTTCGTCGAGATGCACCGTGAGGTTCTCCCGCAGCGCGATATCTTTGGCATGTACTCCCACAATCTGCGGCCCAAGTAGCGCAAAGCACTCGCGCAGGAGGGTGGCATTGTTGAAGTAGCGCGCGGGGCAGTTGATGAGGTTCACCGGATCAAGGTGCACCGCGACACTCTTGCGGTCGATGGCCTGCATCAAGTCTAGGTAGCTCTGCGGCGAGTCCGGGTACATCCAGGGCATGGTCTCCAGCGTGTAGACCGCCCGATCGGGCTGGACTGCGTCCACGATCTCCTGGACACTCTCGACAATCTGCGCAAACGCCGCCTCGGTTAAATCCTCGGCACAGGGTCCGTCCCATTTTCCCCCCAATGACCCCGCGATATTGACACAGCACACCGCCCCGATCTTGTCCGCCAGCGCGAGCTGCCGCTTACAAAACTTCCGCGCCTCGCGCCGCGTTTGTGGGTCTTGGGAGAGGGGATTGCTCCACGCCCCGACCTCCGCGATCACAATATCGGCCTCTCGCGCCGCTTGGGCGTAGGCTGCAATGGTTGTCTTGGATGCGTCGTTCTTCACCGGGCAGTACGCCGCCCGGTAGCCCGCCGCCTGCACCGCGGCGACCCATCTCTGGGGTGTCGAAATATCCCCGAAAACGGGGCCACCTAATCTCATGGTGGTTATTATACGGGCGGCTAAAGCGGCCCGCCGTTGCGGCAAGACCCATGAATGGGCCTGGAAGCATCTTTGCTAGCCCCTCTTCCCGCGACGAAGGAGCAACGCCCAGAGGGCACCCG
This genomic interval from Armatimonas rosea contains the following:
- a CDS encoding PQ-loop domain-containing transporter, coding for MSWPIVLGLVATWLVEASALPQLWRLHQQNDTDGASLLWLCLHLLGRLVGLSAAIVEHSELFIAFFLVGTLVRGALLAKILAYRSQHRSLQHV
- a CDS encoding HNH endonuclease, whose product is MSTTYIPTELRRRVRERAGNCCEYCKIREITTLLGCEVDHIISEKHGGLTIESNLALACFECNRAKGSDLGSYLTAEATQLTRFFHPRWDDWTVHFLYQPTGELVGLTPEGIVTARLFDFNRSIRVAERVALNLRGLYP
- a CDS encoding sugar phosphate isomerase/epimerase family protein: MRLGGPVFGDISTPQRWVAAVQAAGYRAAYCPVKNDASKTTIAAYAQAAREADIVIAEVGAWSNPLSQDPQTRREARKFCKRQLALADKIGAVCCVNIAGSLGGKWDGPCAEDLTEAAFAQIVESVQEIVDAVQPDRAVYTLETMPWMYPDSPQSYLDLMQAIDRKSVAVHLDPVNLINCPARYFNNATLLRECFALLGPQIVGVHAKDIALRENLTVHLDEVRPGLGELDYSVFLEEMSALPPDTPFMLEHLPNEEEYRLAAAFVRAQMP
- a CDS encoding RNA polymerase sigma factor, whose product is MALRASSERSLLLRAQRGDRAAFDGLVQLHQTPLRGFLRRRLPSDAVEDVIQETFLAAWSALPAFEPRVRLKTWLYRIALHKVADSMRRSSREVPFDQLAQEPVDTGLAATENALWARALLAQLPDEQRLLLELYYFDDLTLAEVALVLDRNLNTVKYHFYQAHARSLRLSGMTNQEEAHP
- a CDS encoding SDR family oxidoreductase codes for the protein MERIGNVALITGASRGIGAATALLLAEQGVDIVINYRSKGPRAEEVAAQVRALGRRALLAQADITEPEERTAMAERVHHEFGRLDLLILNASGGMEKDRDADYALRLNRDSQLATLDALLPLMPPGGRVVFVTSHWAHFYGTHPVAPAYEAVAASKKAGEDALRARIPALEALGIRLTIVSGDGIEGTITVKLLERLQKGTLDSSRDLPTIAEFAAAIVASATNNNLESGHIDFIGSTEPTP
- a CDS encoding beta-galactosidase, producing the protein MSSRFEIGKADFLLDGKPIRLLCGELHFARIPREYWAHRLKLLRAMGLNTVAVYLFWNRHEPHPGKFDWSGMADAAAFIKLAQQEGFLVCLRPGPYVCAEWEMGGLPWWLLKKKDIQLRSSADADYLAAVERYLKEVGRVLAPLQLPHGGPIALVQVENELGAYGTDRPYMEAVRKFLLAAGFTDVPLTACDWSSNFTQNALPGVLSTVNFGNSAERNVAEFKRKRTGDGPVFVSEYWSGWFDHWGKPHETRPIAGALQDLGWILDNGGSFSLYMTHGGTTFGPWAGAGGPPYDPIVTSYDYNAPLDEAAKPTEKYHALRALLAKWQPDGKPLPAIPEPLPVIAIPEVSLTERAPLFASLPRAIRAEKPAAMESYDLGFGAVLYRTTLPAGPEGVLKLAEAHDWTQVFVDGVRVGVLDRRRNQSTLRLPAREKPAQLDVLVEAMGRINFGRGIHDRKGLVGEASLDGKPLMGWEVFPLSWGESPLAGLRFSEKAPTEGPAFHRGSFTLTQTGDTYLEMKGFRKGMAWINGNALGRFWHIGPQQTLYCPGCWLKKGKNTLVVLDLETPTRATVVGRTAPILDELVVDLSQRHRKPGQTLRLEGLTPTHTGTFGPGGEWQEARFAAPAKGRYLCLEALSAHDNSVYTTLTELELLGPDGKLLPRSAWKIAYADSEELIGESGTADNVFDLQPVTFWHTAWSSDKTAHPHQLVVDLGSEQTVTGIRCQPRQDNDHGRIKAYRVFLSTTLFPGL